A portion of the Calliphora vicina chromosome 5, idCalVici1.1, whole genome shotgun sequence genome contains these proteins:
- the Tsp42Ej gene encoding tetraspanin-9 → MKLSFSIAVWKYALLTLNVLVSVLGVILISVGVVTLGGAGSPLGAYLATGLGSIVLTLCSLGCFAALRESYALSMAYLGFGAFTVVCETIYMISFAAMKSDYIDMTRQRVQDTWELELSSPGAMFSIQTQYECCGKDSPQDYIKDNKLPSSCCILKDCSSDNNIFTKGCENMAVKFIDCQSDNLILTLVGLVALEALAMISSYYLAKSLEARGVKSEQIVISE, encoded by the exons GTCTTAGGTGTAATACTCATATCAGTCGGTGTGGTGACATTGGGTGGTGCCGGTTCTCCATTGGGTGCATATTTAGCCACTGGTTTAGGCTCCATAGTCCTGACACTATGCTCCCTGGGATGTTTTGCAGCTTTGCGTGAGTCATACGCTTTATCGATGGCA tatttgggTTTTGGTGCATTTACTGTGGTCTGCGAGACAATTTACATGATTAGTTTTGCAGCAATGAAGAGTGACTACATTGATATGACCAGACAACGAGTGCAAGATACTTGGGAGTTGGAACTAAGCTCTCCCGGTGCCATGTTTAGTATTCAAACACAA TATGAGTGTTGTGGCAAAGATAGCCCTCAGGATTATATTAAGGATAATAAATTGCCTTCCAGCTGTTGCATCTTAAAGGACTGTTCCAGTGACAATAATATCTTCACGAAAGGTTGTGAAAATATGGCTGTGAAATTCATTGACTGCCAAAGTGATAATCTTATCTTGACCCTTGTCGGTCTAGTAGCTTTAGAG GCTCTTGCAATGATATCTTCATACTATTTAGCTAAAAGTTTAGAGGCGCGTGGTGTGAAGAGTGAACAAATTGTGATTTCAGAGTAA
- the Tsp42Ek gene encoding protein late bloomer, producing MGCTSGVMKCVLNILNSLMAIGGILLIVLATLSLKTSPTNYVLYMYIVGGVNLCAALLGCCGICHEHVCMTATYALICLATLIAQICKKVYSFDYEAPIRKFAREDVEKTWVMELKTPGSMDNTQQTYGCCGKIGPTDYTPLARPIPKSCYPKEIIDNKHIYTTGCIKAAQDKFIEIFRFVSSGEWFVLGISAVMFIFAVFLVIRFRSKQRHYNY from the exons atggGTTGTACATCTGGTGTAATGAAATGCGTTTTAAACATACTCAACTCCTTGATGGCC attggAGGCATTCTATTGATTGTTTTAGCCACATTGAGTTTGAAAACATCCCCAACTAATTACGTGTTGTACATGTACATTGTTGGTGGCGTAAATTTGTGTGCTGCCTTATTGGGTTGTTGCGGTATTTGCCACGAACATGTCTGTATGACGGCCACG TATGCTTTGATTTGCTTGGCAACTTTGATTGCTCAAATCTGCAAGAAAGTTTATTCATTCGACTACGAAGCTCCAATTAGGAAATTTGCCCGTGAAGATGTTGAGAAGACATGGGTTATGGAATTAAAAACTCCAGGTTCTATGGATAATACACAACAAACG tatggATGTTGTGGTAAAATTGGTCCAACCGATTATACTCCTCTGGCGCGTCCAATTCCTAAGAGCTGTTATCCCAAAGAGATAATTGACAACAAACATATCTACACCACTGGATGTATTAAAGCTGCCCAAGATAAATTTATTGAGATCTTTCGTTTTGTCTCGTCTGGAGAATGGTTTGTTCTGGGCATTTCA GCTGTAATGTTTATTTTTGCCGTTTTTTTGGTTATCCGTTTCCGCAGCAAACAACGccattataattattaa